ACTGTCTCGGCAGACAGTCAAGGAGAAGGACAGGGAGCCACATTTACAGTTAGGCTGCCTCTAATCAAGGATAAAAGTGACAGGTCGAAAGCAGAAGGCAATTTCTCACCCTTGGTTCCTCAATCCTCACCGCTTTCAGGCATACGGGTACTGGTCGTTGATGATGACACAGATAGCCGCGAGTTTTTTGCCTTCGTCCTTGAACAGTTGGGGGCACAAGTCAGCACTGTGACATCAGCAGGAGAAGCGATCGCTTTCCTGGAGCAATCGCAGCCAAATATTCTGTTGAGTGACATTGGCATGCCTGACATGGACGGCTATATGCTGATGCGCCAAATCCGGGCAATGCCACCAGAGCAAGGCGGACAGATTTTAGCGATCGCTCTCACGGCTTATGCTGGGGAAATTGATCGGCAACAGGCACTAGCCGCCGGATTTCAACACCATCTCGCCAAGCCAGTCGAGCCGAATGAGTTAGTCAAAGTGATTCTCAACTTGCTTTAAGCTAGCCACTTGGGGCACGGGTTTGGCGGCTGTCCCGTCACTGTACCCAAAAAAGTCCAATCTCAGTTAATTCTGATGCTAAAGGGAATAATATTGCTCAAAAATAAAAGCCACTTTTCGTAGACTATTCTCACACTTTCCAGGCACATGAAGCGAGGATGAATTTAGGTGAATACTCTTCGTTCATACGTCCTAGATGGCTGCTACTCTTTATAGCAAAAGGCACCGGGGCTTTAGTGAGGAGGCAGAAGGCTCCAAGGCAGAAGATTGACTGGTCAAGGTTTCCGTATTGGGCGAGAGTCAAGAGTCGCCTTGGCGACTGCTAAGTAGGTGGGCACAAATAAACGAAGGTATATCAACCAATGTTAAGGAGCTATAATCCTCTGCCCTCTGCCCTAGCGACCATGCTACGCAAACTGTCTTGGAGCTTTCTGTCCTCACTAAAGCTCCGATCTGCCTTGCCTCAACCACAAATATTAATGCCTACCTACTTGTACATAATAAGCCATCTATTTGAGGTGTTGTATGGTGTCCTCATTTGGTTGGTGTTTAGCCGTATCAACCCACTTCTGCACCCTACTTTTTCTTCCGGTTTGTACTGTACTCCCAGATAGTATAATTTTTACCTTTTGGTAGATAGAAATTCCCTCAAAAAAATTAAAACTAAGTTGAAGTCGTGGGAAAGAACCTTGGCACAAAAAACAGAGAATTGGTGCGATGAGTCGAAACTACGGAGGCGATTTAGCGGCTACCTGGTGATAAAGGAAGTTTTAAAGAAGCTTATCCTAAGCATTCCCCTCAAGAAATCAAAAGAATTAATTAATTACGTTTTTCTGTTACTTTTTAACGTTTTACTTTATCAAGGTCGAGTATTCGCTCAACTAACACCCGATACCACTTTAGGCAGTGAAAGTTCTATCATTACTCCTAGCGTTCTCATCAATAACCAACCCGCCGATCGCATTGAGGGTGGAGCATTGAGAGGTGTTAACCTATTCCACAGTTTTTTAGAGTTTAATCTTAACGATGCACAGCGGGTTTATTTTGCCTCACCGACTGGAATTGAAAATATTATTACGCGGGTAACAGGGGTTAATCCTTCCAATATTTTAGGAACGCTGGGTGTTAATGGTTCGGCTAATTTATTTTTAATGAATCCTAATGGCATTCTATTGGGTGCCAATGCTCGTCTGGATATCAAGGGTTCCTTTTTCGCAACTACCGCTAGCAGCATGGTGTTTGCCGATGGCAACCTATTCAGTGCGAAAACGCCTGAAAACCCAGCACTTTTAACCGTCAGCGTTCCCTTGGGGGTGCAATTCGGGGCAACACCCGCAACGGTGCAGGTGCAAGAATCAACTCTACAGGTGCCGTTGGGCAGAACATTGGCACTTGTGGGCGGTGAAGTGAGGCTGCAAGGTGGCACAGTGGCGGCACCGGGCGGACGAATTGAGCTCGCTAGTGTTGCAGAGAATAGTTTTGTCAGTCTAAAACCCATTAATAATGATTGGCAATTGGGCTATGAGGGTGTGCAGAACTTCCAAGATATACAGCTATCGAATCGGGCGGTCGTCAATGCCAGTGGTGACGGGGGAGGTGATATTGTGGTGTGGGCGCGATCGCTACGACTCGCTGAAGAGTCACGCCTTGAAGCATTAACCTTAGGTTCGCAACCCGGAGGAAAAATCAGCGTCAACGCATCCAACTCAGTAGAGCTCACCGGAACAGGAACCTATCTCCAGGACATACAACTGTTTTTAACCGGACAAATTAAACCGGCTAATCTTCGCAATGGCTTGTTTACCCTAAGTTACGGTTCAGGTGCGGCTGGCGATGTGGTGATTAATACGCCTTCCTTTGTTGCCCGTAATGGAGCGTTTGTTGCCACCTCTACGCTGGGATCGGGTGAAGGTGGAGATTTAACCATCAATGCCTCGGATAATGTCGAACTCACCACTTCTGCCTTAATCACAGGTAGTGGACTGGGGGATAGCGGTAAGGCTGGAAACTTAACCGTGAATACAGGGCGTTTGCTTGTGCAAGATTATGGCGTCTTGGGAACGAGTACCCTAGGAAGCGGTGGGGGGGGAGAGTTAACCGTTAATGCCTCCCAATCCGTGGAACTGATCGGCAGCAATCCCATTGTATTGGGGTCAGGTACTCGCTTTTTGACTGGCTTGTTTAGCACAACCTTCGGGGGTGGAGAGGCGGGAGACGTAGAGGTGACGACACCGCGCTTATCGGTACGGGATGGGGCGGCGATCGGGGCGAGTACCGCTAATCGAGGAAAGGGGGGAAATCTTACAGTGACGGCGTCTGAGTTTGTGGAAATCATCGGCAAGTCTCCCGATGGTTTGGCTCAAAGTGCTGTAGCGGCTACAGCGGAGGCGGGTTCGACCGGTCAAGGCGGAAACTTAACCGTCCAAACTGGAGAATTGAGGCTTCAGGATCAGGGAAGACTCAGTGTTCGCAGTCGCGGAACGGGAGATGCAGGTAACTTGAAAGTCATTGCTGATTCGATTCGTCTGGACAATCAAGGCAGCATTGCCGCCGCCACAACCGTAGCCGGAGAAGGCGGGAATATTCAGCTACAAACCCATTCTTTACAACTACGCCGCAACAGCATCATCAACGCCGAAGCGGGTGGTAGTGGGAATGGCGGCAACATCACAATTGACACAGATATCTTAGTCGCTCTGGAAAATAGCAGTATTACCGCCAACGCCTTCCAGGGGGCTGGGGGAAATATTACAATCAACACCCAAGGTTTGTTTGTTGCACCAACAAGCAAAATCACGGCGAGTTCCACTCTGGGAATTAGTGGCGTGGTAGACATCAATACCGAAATTAATAGCGTTGAAGCGTCTCTGCCACCCCTGGAAGAGGATTTTGTCACTTCCGAGCAAGTTATTGCCGATAGTTGTCTGGGACGCCCAAATGCTCAAGGTGGCAGCTTTACCGTGATCGGCACGGGTGGGTTGCCGGCGACGCCCTATGGTGCCTTCACAACTTCCTATCCTATAACTGATGTACAGCAGATTACTGAGAACAGCACCACGGGGCGGCGCGTTAGTCCAGAAGCGATCGCGGAACACTCCGGAAACCGTAGCGTCCTTCCCCTCCAAGAGGCACAAGGAATGTTCGTCACGGCTGATGGTCGTGTGGTTCTCGGCACTATCCCCCAGTTGGAAGCTCTCGCCCAGGCAAGGGACTTAATCTGTTACTTTCAAGAACCTGCAAAAGGCAGATCGGAGCTTTAGTGAGGACAGAAGCTAAATGGCAGGGGGCAGAAGGCACCGGAGCTTTAGTGAGGAGACAGAAGGCAGGGGGCAGAAGGCAGGAGGCAGGAGGCAGGGGGCAGAAGGCAGGAGGCAGAAGGCAGGAGGCAGGAGGCAGGGGGCAGAAGGCAGGAGACAGGAGGCAGTATAAGAGAAGGGGATTCAAACCCCTCCGGAAGACAAGCCACTGAGCCTTGTTCCGTGTGGGCTTGTACCAAGAGTTCCCTTTCGGTCGCCAGAAGGCTTGTGCCAACGACCGAAGGTTTACCTTCTGCCTTCTGCCGTCTACCTTCTGCCTTTGTTTTGACGCCGGAAATTAATGTCCGGACGGGTTTGGTCGCTTACGGAGAAGGGTGCAGAACCCTAGCTCTTTTATGATTGTCCTTGACTTTTAGGACTATAAATGACATGAAATTCAAGCGACTGAGACAGACAATTTGGCAACGGCGTGGAGTTGGGATTGGAGCTATTACGGTGGCTAGCCTTGTCGTTGTCCTACGCCTTTCAGGTCTGTTGCAGTCATGGGAGTGGGCGGCGCTCGATCAATTTTTTCGCAATCGTCCGGCTGAGGTAGTTGAGAAGCGCATTTTGGTTGTTGGTATTAATGAGTCAGACCTTCGTTATGTCGGACAATGGCCTGTCAGCGATGCTGTTCTAGCTCAACTACTCAACAAACTGAAAGCCTCAAAGCCAAGAGCGATTGGTTTAGACCTGTATCGAGAT
This portion of the Microcoleus sp. AS-A8 genome encodes:
- a CDS encoding S-layer family protein — protein: MAQKTENWCDESKLRRRFSGYLVIKEVLKKLILSIPLKKSKELINYVFLLLFNVLLYQGRVFAQLTPDTTLGSESSIITPSVLINNQPADRIEGGALRGVNLFHSFLEFNLNDAQRVYFASPTGIENIITRVTGVNPSNILGTLGVNGSANLFLMNPNGILLGANARLDIKGSFFATTASSMVFADGNLFSAKTPENPALLTVSVPLGVQFGATPATVQVQESTLQVPLGRTLALVGGEVRLQGGTVAAPGGRIELASVAENSFVSLKPINNDWQLGYEGVQNFQDIQLSNRAVVNASGDGGGDIVVWARSLRLAEESRLEALTLGSQPGGKISVNASNSVELTGTGTYLQDIQLFLTGQIKPANLRNGLFTLSYGSGAAGDVVINTPSFVARNGAFVATSTLGSGEGGDLTINASDNVELTTSALITGSGLGDSGKAGNLTVNTGRLLVQDYGVLGTSTLGSGGGGELTVNASQSVELIGSNPIVLGSGTRFLTGLFSTTFGGGEAGDVEVTTPRLSVRDGAAIGASTANRGKGGNLTVTASEFVEIIGKSPDGLAQSAVAATAEAGSTGQGGNLTVQTGELRLQDQGRLSVRSRGTGDAGNLKVIADSIRLDNQGSIAAATTVAGEGGNIQLQTHSLQLRRNSIINAEAGGSGNGGNITIDTDILVALENSSITANAFQGAGGNITINTQGLFVAPTSKITASSTLGISGVVDINTEINSVEASLPPLEEDFVTSEQVIADSCLGRPNAQGGSFTVIGTGGLPATPYGAFTTSYPITDVQQITENSTTGRRVSPEAIAEHSGNRSVLPLQEAQGMFVTADGRVVLGTIPQLEALAQARDLICYFQEPAKGRSEL